One window from the genome of Canis lupus dingo isolate Sandy chromosome 15, ASM325472v2, whole genome shotgun sequence encodes:
- the LOC112642197 gene encoding polyadenylate-binding protein-interacting protein 1-like: IEQFAETLNGWVTTDDALQELVELIYQQATSIPNFSYMGARLCNYLSHHLTISPQSGNFHQLLLQRCLTEYEVKDQAAKGDEVTRKLFHAFVLFLGEHYLNLEIKGTNGQVTRADILQVGLQELLNALFSNPMDDNLICAVKLLKLTGSVLEDAWKEKGKNDMEEIIQRIENVVVDANCSRDVKQMLLKLVELPSSNWGRVHATSTYREATPENDPNYFMNEPTFYTSDGVPFTAADPDYQEKYQELLEREDFFPDYEENGTDLSGAGGPYLDDIDDEMDPEIEEAYEKFCLESERKRKQYS; this comes from the coding sequence attgaacAGTTTGCAGAGACCCTGAATGGCTGGGTTACAACAGATGATGCTTTGCAAGAACTTGTAGAACTCATCTATCAACAGGCCACATCTATCCCAAATTTCTCTTACATGGGAGCTCGCCTCTGTAATTACCTGTCCCATCATCTGACAATTAGCCCACAGAGTGGCAACTTTCACCAGTTGCTGCTTCAAAGATGTCTAACTGAATATGAAGTTAAAGATCAAGCTGCAAAAGGGGACGAAGTGACTCGGAAACTATTCCACGCGTTTGTCCTCTTCCTGGGAGAACATTACCTTAACCTGGAGATCAAGGGAACAAATGGACAGGTTACAAGAGCAGATATTCTTCAGGTTGGTCTTCAGGAGTTGCTGAATGCCCTCTTTTCTAATCCTATGGATGACAACTTAATTTGTGCGGTAAAATTACTGAAGTTGACAGGGTCAGTTTTGGAAGATgcctggaaggagaaaggaaagaatgatatGGAAGAAATTATTCAGAGAATTGAAAATGTTGTCGTAGATGCAAATTGCAGCAGAGATGTGAAACAGATGCTCTTGAAGCTTGTAGAACTCCCGTCAAGTAACTGGGGTAGAGTCCATGCAACTTCAACATACAGAGAAGCAACACCGGAAAATGATCCTAACTATTTTATGAATGAACCAACATTTTATACCTCTGATGGTGTTCCTTTCACCGCGGCTGATCCAGATTACCAAGAGAAATATCAAGAGTTACTTGAAAGAGAAGACTTTTTTCCAGATTATGAAGAAAATGGGACAGATTTATCAGGGGCTGGTGGTCCATACTTGGATGATATTGATGATGAGATGGACCCAGAGATAGAAGAAGCTTATGAAAAGTTTTGTTTGGAATCAGAGCGTAAGCGAAAACAGTATAGCTAA